A genome region from Anolis carolinensis isolate JA03-04 chromosome 6, rAnoCar3.1.pri, whole genome shotgun sequence includes the following:
- the rab5c gene encoding ras-related protein Rab-5C produces MAGRGGAARPNGPAVGNKICQFKLVLLGESAVGKSSLVLRFVKGQFHEYQESTIGAAFLTQTICLDDTTVKFEIWDTAGQERYHSLAPMYYRGAQAAIVVYDITNMDTFVRAKNWVKELQRQASSNIVIALAGNKADLGSKRAVDFQEAQAYADDNSLLFMETSAKTAMNVNETFMAIAKKLPKNEPQCATGAAGRNRGVDLQESSQPSKGQCCSN; encoded by the exons ATGGCGGGCCGTGGTGGAGCAGCACGGCCAAATGGACCGGCTGTAGGGAATAAGATCTGTCAGTTTAAACTGGTGCTTCTGGGAGAGTCAGCTGTCGGGAAGTCCAGTCTTGTCTTGCGCTTTGTGAAAGGACAGTTTCATGAATACCAAGAGAGCACCATTGGAG ctgctttcctTACACAGACCATTTGCCTAGATGACACAACAGTCAAGTTTGAGATCTGGGATACAGCTGGTCAGGAGCGGTACCACAGTCTGGCACCGATGTATTACCGGGGTGCTCAAGCAGCCATTGTTGTTTATGACATCACAAACATG GACACCTTTGTGCGAGCCAAGAATTGGGTGAAGGAACTGCAGCGTCAAGCCAGCTCAAACATAGTTATTGCCCTGGCAGGAAACAAGGCTGACTTGGGTAGCAAACGAGCAGTGGACTTccaa GAAGCCCAGGCATACGCAGATGATAACAGCTTGCTGTTTATGGAGACATCCGCAAAGACAGCAATGAATGTGAATGAAACCTTCATGGCAATAG CTAAGAAGCTCCCCAAAAACGAGCCACAGTGTGCAACGGGAGCAGCAGGCAGGAATCGAGGAGTCGACCTCCAGGAGAGTAGCCAACCCAGCAAGGGGCAGTGTTGCAGCAACTGA